From one Lysinibacillus sp. G4S2 genomic stretch:
- the pseB gene encoding UDP-N-acetylglucosamine 4,6-dehydratase (inverting): MTSNSIANKTVLVTGGTGSFGKKFIRKALTLGVKKVIVFSRDELKQYEMAQEFTDSRVRFFIGDVRDKDRLYRAFDGVDIVIHAAALKHVGACEYNPFEAVKTNINGAQNIIEAAIDRGVEKVIALSTDKACSPVNLYGATKLASDKLFVAGNSYVGEKHTKFSVVRYGNVVGSRGSVVPFFKKLIETGTFPITDERMTRFWITLEQGVQFVLDSLERMYGGEIFIPKIPSMKVIDLAKAIGPECKTEIVGIRPGEKLHEAMITEDDARHTLEYDSYYVIQPEFSWWSKEYAVGGKLLDETFSYISNINDHWLTVEELRDLVEKM, translated from the coding sequence ATGACAAGTAATTCAATAGCAAATAAAACAGTTTTAGTTACGGGTGGTACAGGTTCTTTTGGGAAAAAATTCATCCGCAAGGCTTTAACATTAGGTGTAAAAAAAGTAATTGTTTTTAGTCGTGATGAGCTAAAGCAATATGAAATGGCTCAAGAATTTACTGATTCCCGCGTTCGTTTCTTCATCGGCGATGTACGAGACAAAGATCGTTTATACCGTGCATTTGATGGGGTAGATATTGTTATTCATGCTGCTGCATTAAAGCATGTAGGGGCGTGTGAATATAATCCATTTGAAGCTGTTAAGACGAATATTAACGGTGCGCAAAACATTATTGAAGCTGCTATTGATCGTGGTGTTGAAAAAGTCATCGCACTTTCAACGGATAAGGCTTGCAGTCCTGTAAATTTATATGGTGCAACTAAGCTTGCTTCAGATAAGTTATTCGTAGCTGGAAATTCATATGTAGGCGAAAAGCATACGAAATTTTCTGTTGTACGTTACGGCAATGTAGTAGGTAGCCGTGGTAGTGTTGTTCCATTCTTTAAAAAATTGATTGAAACAGGTACCTTCCCCATAACTGATGAGCGAATGACCCGTTTTTGGATTACATTAGAGCAAGGTGTACAATTTGTACTTGATAGTTTAGAGCGTATGTACGGGGGGGAAATTTTCATTCCTAAAATTCCTAGTATGAAGGTAATAGATTTAGCAAAGGCAATTGGTCCAGAATGTAAAACAGAAATCGTCGGTATTCGCCCCGGTGAGAAGCTCCATGAGGCAATGATTACAGAAGATGATGCACGTCATACATTAGAGTACGATAGTTATTATGTTATTCAACCTGAATTTTCATGGTGGTCAAAGGAATATGCAGTTGGTGGAAAGCTACTTGACGAAACATTTTCATATATTAGTAATATCAATGATCATTGGTTAACTGTTGAAGAATTAAGAGATTTAGTAGAGAAAATGTAG
- the pseC gene encoding UDP-4-amino-4,6-dideoxy-N-acetyl-beta-L-altrosamine transaminase — translation MRKSYLPYGKQYIDEADIAAVVNILRSDYLTTGPVIQQFEKKIADYVGAKYAVSFSNGTAALHGACFAAGIGEDDEVITTPITFAASANCILYQGGTVVFADVDQQTYNIDPLEIEKKITAKTKAIIPVHFTGQPANLDAIHKLAKEHNLIVIEDAAHALGATYKDEKIGALSDMTMFSFHPVKHITTGEGGIITTNSEEYYEKLMQFRSHGITRDSKLLPENPGSWYYDMQYLGYNYRMTDIQAALGCSQLNKLDVFVKRRKEIVTAYNEAFNDLIEVQMPYQHPDTDSSWHLYILKLNLETLTLSRKDVFKDLHNLNIGVNVHYIPVHTLSYYQELGYKKGSLPKAEQLYEEIISLPLFPLMTNQDIQDVINAVKFVIKRVRK, via the coding sequence ATGAGAAAATCTTATTTGCCATATGGCAAACAATATATTGATGAAGCTGATATTGCGGCTGTAGTAAATATATTGAGAAGTGATTATTTAACAACAGGTCCAGTTATTCAACAGTTTGAAAAGAAAATTGCTGATTATGTCGGGGCGAAATATGCAGTATCTTTTTCAAATGGTACCGCTGCATTACATGGTGCTTGTTTTGCTGCGGGGATTGGCGAAGATGATGAGGTTATTACAACACCAATTACTTTTGCAGCTAGTGCAAACTGTATCTTATATCAAGGTGGTACAGTAGTGTTTGCTGATGTTGACCAACAAACTTATAATATTGATCCCTTAGAGATTGAAAAAAAAATCACAGCTAAGACAAAAGCAATTATTCCAGTTCATTTTACTGGTCAACCAGCTAATCTAGACGCGATTCATAAATTGGCGAAAGAACATAATCTAATTGTTATTGAAGATGCAGCTCATGCATTAGGAGCTACTTATAAAGATGAGAAAATTGGCGCGTTAAGTGATATGACAATGTTCAGTTTCCATCCTGTTAAGCATATTACGACAGGTGAAGGTGGAATAATTACCACGAATAGTGAAGAATATTATGAAAAGCTTATGCAATTCCGTTCACATGGAATTACACGTGATTCGAAGTTATTACCTGAAAATCCTGGTTCTTGGTATTATGACATGCAGTACTTGGGCTATAACTATCGTATGACGGATATTCAAGCAGCACTAGGTTGCAGTCAATTAAATAAATTAGATGTCTTTGTTAAAAGACGTAAGGAAATCGTAACAGCTTATAATGAAGCATTTAACGATTTGATAGAAGTACAAATGCCTTATCAACATCCAGATACGGATTCTAGTTGGCATTTATATATATTAAAATTAAATCTTGAAACTTTAACCCTTTCTAGGAAAGACGTGTTTAAAGACCTACATAACTTGAATATTGGTGTAAATGTACATTATATACCTGTTCATACATTGTCATATTATCAAGAGTTGGGCTATAAAAAGGGTTCTCTGCCAAAAGCAGAGCAACTTTATGAAGAAATTATTTCATTGCCTTTATTCCCGTTGATGACAAATCAAGATATACAGGATGTCATTAATGCAGTGAAATTTGTTATAAAGAGGGTAAGGAAATGA
- a CDS encoding glycosyltransferase family protein, whose product MNVTAIIQARMGSTRLPGKILKEVNGKPLLAYQLERIARSNYIGKVVIATTVAPKDDVVIEFCENYGVDYYRGSEDDVLSRYYEAAEQYGGDTIVRLTSDCPIIDPVIVDETIQYFLNNHFDYVSNTIERTYPRGLDTEIFSKSALERAYKEATLTRDKEHVTAYMYSNPESFSLGYIKNKQDYSQYRWTVDTLEDYELIKLILMSIYPFNKEFSWKDVLSLLAENPEWNDINALIEQKKV is encoded by the coding sequence ATGAATGTAACGGCTATAATTCAGGCAAGAATGGGCTCCACACGATTACCAGGGAAAATTCTTAAAGAAGTGAACGGTAAGCCACTTTTGGCCTATCAATTAGAAAGAATAGCTCGTTCTAATTACATTGGAAAAGTGGTAATTGCTACTACTGTTGCACCGAAAGATGATGTTGTTATAGAATTTTGTGAAAATTACGGTGTAGATTATTATCGAGGATCAGAGGATGATGTGCTATCGCGTTATTACGAAGCAGCCGAACAATACGGGGGAGACACTATTGTCCGTTTAACTTCAGATTGTCCAATTATTGACCCAGTCATTGTAGATGAAACAATTCAATATTTTTTAAATAATCACTTTGATTATGTATCTAATACAATTGAACGAACATATCCAAGAGGATTAGATACAGAGATTTTTTCTAAGTCTGCTCTTGAAAGGGCATACAAAGAGGCAACTTTAACACGTGATAAGGAACATGTCACAGCATATATGTATTCAAATCCGGAAAGCTTCAGTTTAGGCTATATTAAGAATAAACAGGATTATAGTCAATATCGTTGGACGGTTGATACATTGGAAGATTACGAGTTAATTAAATTGATTTTGATGTCAATTTATCCATTTAATAAAGAATTTTCCTGGAAGGATGTTTTAAGCTTATTAGCTGAGAATCCAGAATGGAATGATATTAACGCTTTGATTGAACAAAAAAAAGTATAG
- a CDS encoding class I SAM-dependent methyltransferase, whose protein sequence is MTKVKINDYGYYEIAKRPSQEELNEYYTKTYYQNNKGSYSHEYTIEEKKYFNNHLEQKEIIIRNFFESKNNKLFSELSLLDIGAGEGYCLNYFSNLGLNVTGVDFSTHGCEIHNPRQLKNLLVGDTMDVIDNLAIGGKSFDIITMNNVLEHVLDPGKLLEKLRKIMNKNSLLIIEVPNDFSELQQYLLKTNKIDTEFWIAIPDHLSYFNKDGLVNLCNSFGFEKYQLYSDYPIDLNLLLESSNYIKNAAIGKDIHKQRVEIENYLHSKSPEKLLEIYKIFAEMGIGRQIVGYFSFDSTFIDK, encoded by the coding sequence ATGACTAAGGTTAAAATAAATGATTACGGATATTATGAGATTGCCAAACGTCCATCGCAAGAAGAATTGAATGAATATTACACTAAAACATACTACCAGAATAATAAGGGTTCTTATTCACATGAATATACTATTGAAGAAAAAAAATATTTTAATAATCATTTAGAACAAAAAGAAATTATTATAAGGAACTTTTTTGAAAGCAAAAATAACAAATTGTTTTCCGAACTTTCCTTACTAGATATAGGTGCTGGAGAGGGATATTGTTTGAATTATTTTTCGAATTTAGGATTAAATGTAACGGGGGTAGATTTTAGTACTCACGGCTGTGAAATTCATAATCCTAGACAATTAAAAAATCTTTTAGTTGGGGATACAATGGACGTTATTGATAACTTAGCTATTGGAGGTAAAAGCTTTGATATAATAACAATGAACAATGTTTTAGAACATGTTTTAGACCCAGGAAAGTTATTAGAAAAGTTAAGAAAAATTATGAATAAAAATTCATTGTTAATTATTGAAGTTCCTAACGATTTTTCTGAACTTCAACAATATTTATTAAAAACAAATAAAATTGATACAGAATTTTGGATAGCTATACCAGATCATTTGTCTTATTTCAATAAAGACGGCCTTGTAAACTTATGTAATAGTTTTGGATTTGAAAAGTATCAACTTTATTCTGATTATCCAATCGATCTTAATTTGTTATTAGAGTCTTCAAATTATATTAAAAATGCTGCTATAGGTAAAGATATACACAAGCAAAGGGTAGAAATTGAAAATTACTTACATTCCAAATCTCCCGAAAAATTATTGGAAATATATAAAATATTTGCGGAAATGGGAATAGGAAGACAAATAGTTGGTTATTTTTCTTTCGACTCTACTTTTATTGATAAATAA
- the pseG gene encoding UDP-2,4-diacetamido-2,4,6-trideoxy-beta-L-altropyranose hydrolase produces the protein MIVLIRTDSSIQIGSGHVMRCLTLAKQLRNYNVKVYFICRELEGNMVEYIRKEGFEVFVLTRVNTALHWEWVRDFWLEDAMETIDVIAEIQGSVDMVIVDHYSIDFKWEGVVRPYTEKMMIIDDLADRKHDTDLLLDQNYYNGLEQRYDNMVAPSCKLLLGPNFLLLREEFLLSLKTNTDSDTNKLKILLFFGGTDPTGETLKVLKAISEIRNIPITMDVIIGEGNPDKQKIEILCRKISDCRLYSQVNNMSELIQKADVGIGAGGTNLWERCILKLPSLVIITAKNQEEVVNAVSEQGSIYNLGYYTEISNTYLKEKLINFLSEKENFENMKKSCGELLSLEKIKKQLVCENIMIKIRARGEV, from the coding sequence ATGATAGTGTTAATTAGAACAGATTCATCAATACAAATCGGGTCGGGCCATGTAATGAGATGTCTTACTTTGGCGAAGCAACTAAGGAATTATAATGTAAAAGTATACTTTATTTGTCGAGAATTAGAAGGAAACATGGTGGAATATATTCGTAAAGAAGGCTTTGAGGTATTTGTTCTAACTAGGGTCAATACTGCTTTACATTGGGAATGGGTTCGTGATTTTTGGTTAGAAGATGCAATGGAAACAATTGATGTTATTGCTGAAATTCAGGGTTCTGTTGATATGGTAATAGTGGATCATTATTCAATTGATTTTAAATGGGAAGGAGTAGTTCGACCCTATACTGAGAAAATGATGATAATAGATGATCTAGCAGATCGAAAACACGATACTGATCTGTTATTAGATCAAAATTATTATAATGGCTTAGAACAACGTTATGATAATATGGTAGCTCCTAGTTGTAAATTATTATTAGGGCCAAATTTTTTATTGTTACGTGAGGAATTTCTATTATCTCTAAAAACCAATACAGATAGTGATACCAATAAGTTGAAAATTTTATTATTTTTCGGTGGAACTGATCCGACAGGGGAAACTTTAAAAGTTCTTAAAGCTATTAGTGAAATTAGGAATATTCCAATTACTATGGATGTTATTATAGGGGAAGGGAACCCTGATAAACAGAAAATTGAAATCCTATGCAGAAAGATATCAGATTGCAGATTATATTCGCAAGTTAATAATATGTCTGAATTAATCCAGAAGGCAGATGTGGGGATAGGAGCAGGTGGTACGAATCTTTGGGAAAGGTGTATACTCAAATTGCCTAGTTTGGTTATTATTACCGCTAAAAATCAGGAAGAAGTTGTAAATGCTGTTAGTGAACAAGGGTCAATTTATAATTTGGGATATTACACAGAAATATCCAATACATATTTAAAAGAAAAATTAATAAATTTTTTAAGTGAAAAAGAAAATTTTGAAAATATGAAAAAATCTTGTGGCGAACTATTAAGTCTTGAAAAGATTAAAAAACAATTAGTATGTGAAAATATAATGATAAAAATTCGTGCTAGAGGGGAGGTATAG
- a CDS encoding SDR family NAD(P)-dependent oxidoreductase, whose protein sequence is MRLFIITGVSSGLGEQIADKLIIKKEKLVAIGRKFTKKQLDVSQLSPDLIHLLYCDLSNEKEMNVLFDKFPSNYFNDVNEIVFINNAGVIGPINKIGKYGDSNFIKKHINVNYLSPLILINQLVRITPITKKIKIINISSGAATKAMEGWSLYCSSKAAIKMFLSVLEKESENIEVLNIDPGVMDTKMQQLIRNSDINEFPLLDQFQKYKDDGRLKDVTTVADEILKRIIQ, encoded by the coding sequence ATGAGGTTATTTATTATAACAGGAGTATCTAGCGGTTTAGGAGAGCAGATTGCTGATAAATTAATAATAAAAAAAGAAAAGTTAGTAGCTATAGGCAGGAAATTCACAAAAAAACAACTTGATGTCTCACAATTATCTCCTGATTTAATACATTTGTTATATTGTGATTTATCAAATGAAAAAGAGATGAATGTTTTATTCGATAAATTTCCCAGTAATTATTTTAATGATGTAAATGAGATAGTTTTCATAAACAATGCAGGTGTTATAGGACCTATTAATAAAATTGGTAAATATGGTGATTCTAACTTTATAAAAAAACATATTAATGTTAATTATTTGTCTCCTCTTATTTTAATCAACCAACTAGTAAGAATAACTCCAATAACTAAAAAGATAAAAATTATAAATATATCTTCTGGAGCAGCAACCAAAGCAATGGAAGGCTGGAGTTTATATTGTTCTTCTAAAGCAGCAATTAAAATGTTTTTATCAGTTCTGGAAAAAGAAAGTGAAAACATAGAAGTTTTAAATATTGATCCAGGAGTAATGGATACAAAAATGCAACAATTAATTCGAAATTCGGATATAAATGAGTTTCCTTTACTAGATCAATTTCAGAAATATAAGGATGATGGTCGACTTAAAGATGTAACAACAGTGGCTGATGAAATATTGAAAAGGATTATTCAGTAG
- a CDS encoding metallophosphoesterase family protein produces MKIGILSDIHGNYYALSAVLDHAKLLGIDHFYILGDLIGYYSNPVEVIQKIKSLNATVIRGNHEDLITKVINKELKIKELTEKYGEGHEVAIKEMCKKDLEWLIQLPAEQVVCIDNISIKLCHGAPGKTDYYLYPNSQFNILKSFCNNNFDYIFMGHTHYPFNFKYEKCSLINVGSVGQSKDIGGLASWGMLDTNNNVYIPYRTPYKVKTLINDIEKSRNSNKEYLISVLKRNRLDL; encoded by the coding sequence ATGAAGATTGGAATACTTTCAGATATTCATGGAAATTATTATGCTTTAAGCGCTGTACTAGATCATGCAAAACTCTTGGGAATTGATCACTTTTATATATTAGGTGATTTAATTGGATATTACTCTAATCCTGTAGAAGTTATCCAAAAAATAAAATCATTAAATGCAACTGTTATTAGAGGCAATCATGAAGATTTAATTACAAAGGTGATTAATAAAGAACTAAAAATTAAAGAATTGACAGAAAAATATGGAGAAGGTCATGAAGTAGCTATTAAAGAAATGTGTAAAAAAGACCTTGAATGGCTAATTCAATTACCAGCTGAACAGGTGGTTTGTATTGATAACATTTCAATAAAGTTATGTCATGGTGCTCCAGGAAAGACTGATTATTATCTTTACCCAAATAGCCAATTTAATATACTAAAATCTTTTTGTAATAATAATTTTGACTATATTTTTATGGGGCATACTCATTATCCTTTTAATTTTAAATATGAGAAGTGTTCATTGATAAATGTGGGATCTGTTGGTCAAAGTAAAGATATAGGGGGACTAGCTTCATGGGGGATGCTAGATACCAATAATAATGTATATATACCTTATAGGACTCCATATAAAGTTAAAACTTTAATTAATGACATAGAGAAAAGTAGAAATTCAAACAAAGAATATTTAATTTCAGTTTTGAAAAGAAATAGGCTTGACCTATAA
- a CDS encoding ATP-grasp domain-containing protein, which produces MRLESVLVTGAAGDIGRGMSQILKDIHFIDKVVGIDINDQFPAHLFYDNFMKCPKVNSGNYLDIIDIIVKKYNIQLIIPTSEPEIRFFNKNKISEISDVKILMPSFNIMDLGFDKYETSKFLQKNGLPFPWTYEVANSQPAEFPCIIKSKDGSGSKAVSIVTEENYLEVKKGKENWIYQELLLPNDEEYTCGIFKSKNSEHLKTIIFKRTLSGGRTGYAEVVENTNISNFLNKVCKYVKFSGSINIQLRLTTKGPMIFEINPRFSSTLTFRHQLGFKDVEWSILDQLGELNQIEFDNKSIIGKKIFRADNEIIY; this is translated from the coding sequence ATGAGATTAGAGTCAGTTTTAGTTACGGGTGCTGCCGGAGATATAGGCAGAGGTATGTCCCAAATATTAAAAGATATTCATTTTATCGATAAGGTGGTAGGTATTGATATCAATGATCAATTCCCAGCTCATTTATTTTACGATAATTTTATGAAATGTCCGAAAGTTAACTCGGGCAATTATTTAGATATAATTGATATTATTGTAAAAAAATACAATATCCAATTAATAATTCCAACATCAGAACCAGAAATTAGGTTTTTTAATAAAAATAAAATATCAGAAATATCTGATGTGAAAATTTTAATGCCAAGTTTTAATATAATGGACTTAGGTTTTGATAAATATGAAACATCAAAATTTCTACAAAAGAATGGATTGCCATTTCCTTGGACTTACGAGGTAGCTAATTCACAGCCTGCTGAGTTTCCATGTATAATTAAAAGTAAAGACGGGTCTGGTAGTAAAGCTGTTAGTATTGTTACTGAAGAAAATTATTTAGAAGTGAAAAAAGGAAAAGAAAATTGGATTTATCAAGAACTATTGCTTCCAAATGATGAAGAATATACTTGCGGTATTTTTAAATCTAAGAACAGTGAACATTTAAAAACCATAATATTTAAGAGAACGTTATCGGGTGGACGTACTGGTTATGCAGAAGTTGTCGAAAATACTAATATTTCTAATTTTTTAAATAAGGTATGTAAATATGTGAAGTTTTCGGGAAGCATTAATATACAACTGAGATTAACTACTAAGGGACCTATGATATTTGAAATTAATCCAAGGTTTTCCAGTACGTTAACATTTAGACATCAATTAGGTTTCAAAGATGTAGAATGGTCAATTTTAGACCAACTTGGAGAACTTAATCAGATTGAATTTGACAATAAAAGTATAATAGGTAAAAAAATATTCAGAGCAGACAATGAAATAATATACTAG
- the pseI gene encoding pseudaminic acid synthase translates to MENINVKDKIVGKGYQPFIIAEMSGNHNHSLERALEIVEAAAKSGAHALKIQTYTADTMTLNVENADFNINDRDSLWDGQNLYQLYQQAYTPWEWHKPIFDHAKELGMIAFSTPFDETAVDFLEELDVPLYKIASFENTDLPLIRKVAATGKPMIVSTGMATVAELDDLVRTAREAGCKDLILLKCTSTYPATPENTNISTIPHMRELFDVQVGLSDHTMGTGVAVASVAMGATVIEKHFTLSRADGGVDAAFSMEPEEMKALVVETERAWQALGKVTYGPTEKEKASLKFRRSIYVSKDIKAGEMFTEDNIKIVRPGYGLEPKYYEILLGCKAKKAYQYGQPLKIDDLL, encoded by the coding sequence ATGGAAAATATTAATGTTAAAGATAAAATTGTAGGAAAAGGATACCAACCGTTCATAATTGCCGAAATGTCTGGCAATCATAATCATTCATTAGAACGAGCTTTAGAAATTGTTGAGGCAGCTGCAAAATCAGGAGCACATGCACTGAAAATCCAGACATATACTGCAGATACCATGACCTTGAATGTGGAAAATGCTGATTTTAATATCAACGATCGAGATAGTCTTTGGGATGGACAGAATTTATATCAATTATATCAACAAGCCTACACGCCTTGGGAATGGCATAAACCTATTTTTGATCATGCAAAGGAACTGGGGATGATTGCATTCAGCACACCTTTCGATGAAACAGCTGTTGATTTTTTAGAAGAGTTAGATGTACCACTATATAAAATTGCGTCTTTTGAAAATACGGATCTGCCACTTATCAGAAAAGTTGCTGCTACAGGTAAACCAATGATTGTTTCTACTGGTATGGCGACAGTTGCAGAATTAGATGACTTAGTGCGTACTGCAAGAGAAGCTGGGTGTAAGGATTTAATTTTATTAAAATGTACAAGTACATATCCAGCTACGCCTGAAAATACGAATATCTCAACAATCCCGCATATGCGAGAGTTATTTGATGTGCAGGTAGGTTTATCGGACCATACAATGGGAACAGGTGTAGCAGTAGCGAGCGTTGCTATGGGAGCAACGGTAATTGAAAAACACTTCACATTATCTCGTGCAGATGGAGGAGTAGATGCAGCATTTTCAATGGAGCCTGAAGAGATGAAGGCACTTGTTGTAGAAACAGAGAGAGCGTGGCAAGCATTAGGAAAAGTTACTTATGGACCAACTGAAAAAGAAAAAGCTTCATTGAAGTTTAGACGTTCGATTTATGTGTCAAAAGATATTAAGGCAGGAGAAATGTTTACAGAAGATAATATTAAAATTGTTCGCCCAGGATACGGACTTGAGCCGAAATATTATGAGATTCTGTTAGGTTGTAAAGCCAAAAAAGCTTATCAGTACGGACAACCGCTCAAAATAGATGATTTATTGTGA
- a CDS encoding glycosyltransferase: MEKVVLIKGQSNYNVLRYWMDALARGLEKNGIETIILDGKYSVNEQVIALLGLDVDAVISFNGLFLENKDIIEKVIRAPYIYLLIDHPIDHLGRLENLRPQDILTVMDRNDANNLENFGLNISNTYMLPHAAIELSVERVEKTIDILVSGSYSDMTTHTKYIESQSPAIFAICKEVIDNCLEDSSKYYIDEFLQAFAKRGVSIDLRLNENPEIIKLVRDIGRYIYSVNRLRVVTALADAGLPISIYGKGWEDSPLMNYPNVIIHKSVNYWQTQELMRQAKVVMSFQALLRDGTHERVFAGMAARSVVVTNETPYLREQFTENEELLFYNFNDLGAMVEAVQGILKDDEKREKMSEAAWKAIKGAHTFEERAQSIIDIFNDVEVH, translated from the coding sequence ATGGAAAAAGTAGTATTAATAAAAGGGCAATCTAATTATAATGTATTACGTTATTGGATGGATGCTTTAGCAAGAGGACTTGAGAAGAATGGGATAGAAACAATTATTTTAGATGGGAAATATTCAGTTAATGAACAAGTGATTGCATTATTAGGCTTAGATGTAGATGCTGTAATTTCATTTAACGGTTTGTTTTTAGAAAATAAAGATATTATAGAGAAAGTCATTAGAGCTCCTTATATTTATTTACTTATCGATCATCCGATTGATCATTTGGGTCGCCTTGAAAATTTACGACCACAAGATATTTTGACGGTGATGGATCGAAATGATGCAAATAATTTAGAGAATTTTGGTCTGAATATATCCAATACATATATGTTACCTCATGCTGCAATTGAATTGTCAGTGGAACGAGTGGAAAAAACTATTGATATTTTAGTAAGTGGATCTTATTCAGATATGACAACGCATACAAAGTACATTGAGAGCCAGTCACCTGCTATTTTTGCAATTTGTAAAGAAGTTATAGATAATTGTCTTGAAGATTCAAGTAAATACTACATAGATGAATTTTTACAAGCTTTCGCGAAGCGAGGGGTATCAATAGATTTACGTCTAAATGAGAATCCGGAGATTATAAAGTTAGTACGTGATATTGGTAGATACATATATTCTGTGAATCGTTTAAGAGTTGTAACAGCACTTGCGGATGCAGGCTTGCCGATTAGTATTTATGGTAAGGGATGGGAAGATTCACCTCTTATGAATTATCCCAATGTGATTATTCATAAGTCAGTGAATTATTGGCAAACTCAAGAATTGATGCGACAGGCAAAGGTCGTTATGAGTTTTCAAGCATTACTTCGTGATGGTACTCATGAGAGAGTTTTTGCTGGGATGGCGGCACGCTCTGTGGTAGTGACAAATGAAACACCTTATTTGAGAGAGCAATTTACAGAAAATGAAGAATTATTGTTCTATAACTTTAATGATTTAGGCGCAATGGTGGAGGCTGTTCAGGGAATTTTAAAAGATGATGAGAAACGTGAAAAAATGTCTGAAGCAGCGTGGAAGGCTATTAAAGGTGCACATACTTTTGAAGAACGAGCACAGTCGATTATTGATATTTTTAATGATGTAGAAGTGCATTAA
- a CDS encoding flagellar protein FlaG: protein MRIVPKGQLVEALAVSSNTTGTEEATKPTVSNQSAPQPIVEKQNIAIDEQEITKEKLQQAVETVNEFLQINHSSSKFVLHDGLERYFVQVVDAQTEEVVKEIPPRKLLDAFYEMQKLLGMIVDEKI, encoded by the coding sequence ATGCGTATTGTACCAAAAGGACAATTAGTAGAAGCATTGGCTGTTTCAAGTAATACTACAGGTACTGAAGAGGCAACAAAGCCTACTGTATCTAATCAATCAGCTCCACAGCCAATAGTAGAAAAGCAAAATATTGCAATAGATGAGCAAGAAATAACAAAAGAAAAACTACAACAAGCTGTAGAAACAGTTAACGAATTTTTACAAATCAATCATAGTTCTTCGAAATTCGTACTTCATGATGGTTTAGAGCGTTATTTTGTACAAGTCGTAGACGCACAAACTGAAGAGGTCGTGAAAGAAATTCCACCGAGAAAGTTATTAGATGCTTTCTACGAGATGCAAAAACTTTTAGGTATGATTGTAGATGAAAAAATATAA